One Natronosalvus halobius genomic region harbors:
- a CDS encoding indoleamine 2,3-dioxygenase, whose protein sequence is MVQPATEVLEEYDITAGRGFLPESDPLRSFEIDVHDRPIASYLREFDRVGAELPGRLEDGSLRPAVRDLEPPPDGLFEALSERETVRLCLLSGFFASAYVNDIGADPVDRLPAGAAVPLYRTSQRFGRKPILSYDMLCLHNWQQCDRDTGFDVENLDTVQQFTSLSDERWFVVIHVAIEARAGPALTACARAQQAVRDNDPDALLPALETIGDALEEQTTIMARMTENNDPEAFARNYRPYYNGFDEVVYEGVDELEGTPQTMRGGSGAQSSVLPSIDAVLGVDHAATDLIEKLIDMRSYMPETHRSVIAAFDEGPDVGPFVADSDREDLRAEYNRCMDELGDFRRVHFSQVAQYINEVTGDTTGTGGTDYMDFLPKLKKETESQKI, encoded by the coding sequence ATGGTTCAACCTGCGACGGAGGTTCTCGAGGAATACGATATCACCGCCGGACGCGGGTTCCTTCCCGAATCGGACCCCCTGCGCTCATTCGAGATCGACGTACACGACCGGCCAATCGCGAGCTACCTTCGCGAGTTCGACCGGGTCGGGGCCGAACTTCCCGGCCGACTCGAGGACGGATCCCTTCGGCCGGCCGTCCGCGATCTCGAACCGCCACCGGACGGACTGTTCGAGGCGCTCTCCGAGCGCGAAACGGTCCGGCTGTGTCTGCTCAGCGGTTTCTTCGCGAGCGCGTATGTCAACGATATCGGTGCCGATCCCGTCGATCGGCTTCCAGCCGGCGCGGCCGTGCCGCTGTATCGAACCTCGCAGCGGTTCGGTCGAAAGCCGATCCTTTCGTACGACATGCTCTGTCTGCACAACTGGCAGCAATGCGACCGAGACACCGGCTTCGACGTTGAAAACCTGGACACCGTTCAGCAGTTCACGTCGCTGTCCGACGAGCGGTGGTTCGTCGTGATCCACGTCGCGATCGAAGCTAGGGCTGGGCCCGCGCTGACCGCCTGTGCGCGCGCTCAGCAAGCTGTCCGCGACAACGATCCCGACGCACTACTCCCGGCCCTCGAGACGATTGGTGACGCGCTCGAGGAGCAAACCACGATCATGGCTCGAATGACCGAGAACAACGATCCCGAGGCGTTCGCCCGAAACTATCGACCCTACTACAACGGGTTCGACGAGGTCGTCTACGAAGGGGTCGACGAACTCGAGGGAACGCCCCAGACGATGCGGGGTGGTTCGGGCGCCCAGAGTTCGGTCCTGCCGTCGATCGACGCTGTGCTCGGGGTCGACCACGCCGCCACGGACCTGATCGAGAAACTGATTGACATGCGAAGCTACATGCCGGAGACTCACCGATCCGTCATCGCGGCGTTCGACGAGGGACCCGACGTGGGCCCCTTCGTGGCCGATAGCGATCGCGAGGACCTCCGTGCCGAGTACAACCGCTGTATGGACGAACTCGGCGACTTCCGACGGGTCCACTTCAGCCAGGTCGCTCAGTACATCAACGAAGTAACTGGCGATACCACCGGAACCGGCGGGACCGATTACATGGACTTCCTCCCGAAGTTGAAAAAAGAGACTGAATCCCAGAAGATCTGA
- a CDS encoding Cdc6/Cdc18 family protein, with translation MPESRDYFTRENEIFRNKDLLQVSHLPDGDRIIGREQELTNLAGAIQPALTGNTPNNVLVYGKTGTGKSLCSKFITNQAISRAADNGVTIGVAYVDCLQESTETQAVQSLGHQLNDKDTTGISIPHSGLSTSEYYRRLWQIIDQQFDAALVILDEVDKMESDDILMQLSRAVESGKLSSSTIGTIGISNKIRYKESLDERIKSSLCEREYVFPPYDATQIQEILHSRSDAFHDGVLEDGVVPRVAALAAREHGDARKAIDILRFAGEIAEEQHLETVTETCVNLAHEREETSRLAELISKSPSHAKLVLEAMALLVKQPDRTDDAVQTTEVYDLYKRLCERDDSSHLKLRRVRDILSELEFLSIIEQERKWAGKGKGNYMENRLVDDPDVIIAACEESSR, from the coding sequence ATGCCTGAATCCCGCGACTACTTCACTCGAGAAAACGAGATCTTCCGGAACAAAGATCTCTTACAGGTGTCTCACCTTCCCGATGGAGACCGAATCATTGGCCGCGAACAGGAACTCACGAATCTTGCCGGCGCAATTCAGCCTGCGCTTACCGGAAATACACCGAACAACGTACTCGTGTACGGAAAAACAGGTACTGGAAAGTCCCTTTGCTCGAAGTTCATCACGAACCAGGCAATTTCCCGAGCAGCGGATAATGGTGTTACAATCGGTGTAGCCTACGTCGACTGTCTCCAGGAATCGACCGAGACACAGGCTGTCCAGTCACTCGGTCATCAGCTCAACGACAAAGATACAACTGGTATCTCGATTCCCCACTCTGGTTTGAGCACATCGGAATACTACCGCCGCCTGTGGCAGATAATCGACCAACAGTTCGATGCCGCACTCGTTATCCTCGACGAAGTCGACAAAATGGAATCAGACGACATTCTCATGCAACTCTCTCGAGCGGTCGAATCCGGAAAGCTCTCCTCCAGCACTATCGGAACGATTGGCATCTCGAACAAGATTCGATACAAAGAATCGCTTGACGAACGCATCAAATCGAGTCTCTGTGAACGCGAGTACGTCTTTCCTCCGTACGATGCAACTCAGATCCAGGAGATCCTTCATTCGCGATCCGATGCGTTCCATGACGGCGTCCTGGAAGACGGTGTTGTTCCTCGAGTTGCTGCGTTAGCTGCACGAGAACACGGTGACGCACGTAAAGCGATTGACATCCTTCGATTTGCCGGCGAAATAGCTGAGGAACAGCATCTTGAGACCGTTACTGAAACCTGTGTCAACCTCGCACACGAGCGTGAGGAGACGAGTCGACTAGCAGAGTTAATTTCAAAATCGCCCAGCCATGCGAAGCTCGTCCTCGAGGCGATGGCTTTGCTTGTCAAACAACCCGACCGAACCGACGACGCAGTGCAGACGACGGAAGTCTACGACCTCTACAAACGTTTGTGTGAACGCGATGACTCCTCGCATTTGAAACTCCGACGTGTCCGCGACATCCTCTCGGAACTCGAGTTTCTCTCAATTATCGAGCAAGAGCGCAAGTGGGCCGGGAAAGGCAAGGGGAACTACATGGAAAACCGTCTCGTTGACGATCCAGATGTGATTATCGCAGCCTGTGAAGAGTCGAGCCGTTAG